DNA sequence from the Candidatus Woesearchaeota archaeon genome:
TACAATACACGGGTTGCCATCAACTAAAAGGTAACTTCCCTTTTTCAATGATGTTGCATGTGTTAATTTAATGTCTGACATATACTTAAAAAAATGACATAACATTTATATATGTTTCTAAATGAAAGCGTTTTTAAATACTATTTAATTTGAATTTATTATGATAGACCTCAAAAAACAAGTAAAAAGAAATCCATTTCTCCTAGCTCCAATGGATAATGTTACAGATATTTGTTTTAGAGAATTATGTGAAAAATACGGAGCTTCTTATTCTACAACTGAACTTATTTCTGTTGAAGCATTAATTCGTGATAAAGTACCAAAATATAGATATGAGAGAGGAAACCTTAAAATAAATGCCGTTCAATTGTTTGGTTCGAATCCTGAAAGTTTTGCTTTAGCAATTGATAAAATTAAAGATGAAGCAGATATTATTGATGTTAATTTTGGTTGTCCATCATCTTCAGTTATGAGTAATGATTCTGGAGCATCACTTCTCAAAGACCCAAAAAATGTTTATGAAATTATTTCAGCTTTAGTTGAAAATACAAATATTCCAATTACAGCAAAGATTAGATTAGGTTATAAAAAATCTAGTTATCTTGAAATTGCAAAAGAAATCGAGAGAGCAGGAGCGAAATTAATTACAGTTCATGGTAGAACAGCATCACAAAGATATTCAGGAGAAGCTAATTGGGATGCTATTAAAGAAGTTTATGAAAGTCTAAATATTATAGTTGTTGGAAATGGGGATATCAGAGATGAAGAACAAATAACTAAATATCTCGAATCTCATTGCGATGCTCTAATGATTGGGAGAGCAGCAATTGGAGACCCAAACATATTTACAAGGTTTAATCATTATTACAAAACTGGCAAGAAACTAGAATTTGATAAGAAAGAAATTCAAAAAAAAACATTTGAAGAGTATTTAGAGAAAGTTGATAAAATTAATTTTTATAAAAAAGATTTTAAAATTAAACAACAATCTATGTGGTTTACTAAAGGAGTAAAAGGTTCAAAGGAACTAAGAAATGAAATTTGCTCTACTAAAGAGGTTAATGAAATCATTGAGAAAGTTAGGAAATTTTAATTTTAATGTAATTAATTCTTAAATAACTAGAAAGATTTTTAAAGGTGTGTGAATTAATTTTCACTATGAGAAAAGTTGACTTCACATGTAAAAAGGTTACATTAAAAGATTTGGTTCAATGTAATTATAACCTAAATGAATCGGAATATCAAATTTTTGCTGAGATTATAAAAAGCAAAAAAGGACTCAGTGTTAAAGAGTTAGTTGAGAAAGTTCAAAAAGATAGAACTACTATTCAAAAGATTCTTACAAAACTTCTGAAAAGAGAACTTCTAATGAAAAGACAAATTAATTTAGATAGAGGATTTATGTTTGTTTATTTCTCTAAAAATAAAGATGAGATAGTTAAAGAAATTGAAGATAATGTGAAATCGTATTTTGAAAAAATCCAAGAAAGTTTGGAAAAGTGGAAAGCTAAATAATCACTTTTTAAAAAATTAATTCTAATTTACAAATTTAAAAATTTGCTTTAATATATTCTCTAAAGGAATATGCTGCGCCTTTAAGTTTAAAACCTAAGTAAAATCCGAAAAAAAAGATTGCGCTGATTGCGAAGTATTCTGAATTTATCATTCTAATTTTAAGTAACAATTCTTAATTTATAAATCTATCTAAAAGTCTTAACTTACTAGTAACGACAATAGTAGTACTTATATTTCAAGAAAACAAATATATATAAACATCTTTTTCTTAAGCTATTTATGCATTATATTAAAGATTTATTTGAAAAGAAGGACTCCGAACATGCCCATAACAAATTCGTAAGATATAGTAAGGGTGAGTTTATAGGAGCACAGATTAAAATTAAAATAACTAAGAAAGGAATCAAATTAAATGGTTCCTATCATCTAGTGGATGAATTATTAACTTTAATTGCAGATTATGTAGGCAATAGGGATATAGAGATTAAAGGAACTCTTGCATGGAACCAAGATTTGAGTCCAGAGCTTGAACAAATTGGTATTAAGCATCTCAAAGTTAAAAAATCAAGAGGTATCTTTAATTATGTTCTTCTGAATAGTGTTAAATTTAAAGAATTTGTAGATACACTAAAGAAATATCATCTCTTAATTAGTTTTAAAGAAGAAGATGTAACACTTAGCACAAAAGCCAAACTTCCTAAACCAAATAAAGAAGTTAGTCATGATTTTTGTAAAACAAATTTTCCTGAGAGTATGAAGAAAAAAATTATGGGAGAATTCGCATTTGATGTTAAAAATAAAGATGCAAAAGATATTATCATTCAAAATCAAATTTTTGTTGATAAGATTGATTTACCTCAAACAGAGAATTTTGATGAAGCTAGAAGATTAGCTAAAAGAGGCGGAAAAATAGTAAGAACTGTAACAATTGATGCAGGAGAACCGACTGTAACTGAAGTTGAATTTTATATCTAATTCTTTTTAAAATATGAAACTTGTTTGTGTTAAACATGGTGAGACAAATTATAATGTTTTAGGATTATGCAATTCATTTCCTACTAAAAAATGCTTTTTAACAGATAAAGGCATTTCACAAGCAAAAGATGTTGCAATAAAATTAAAAAACAATAAATTTGAGATAATATATTCTTCTGAACTTTATAGAACATACCAAACGGCTAATTTTATTAATAAATATCATGAATTGAAAATATTAGAAAATGAAAATTTAGATGATAGACACACAGGTTTTGAAGATGAATCCTATGATAGTTATAAATTAAAAATTAATAAAAGCAAGGATGAATGGAATGCTAAATTTAATGATGCCGAAAGCTTTAATGAAGAGAAAAGTAGAGTTTATGAATTCTTAAATAATTTAAAGAAAGAAAATTATGAAAATGTTTTAATTGTCACACATGATTCAATTATACAAAAAATATATGGATTTATTAATGATCTAACAAATGAAGAAATAATAAATATTGAAATTCCTAATTGTTCGATTCATGATTTTGAGTTTTAATTTCATCGATTATTAATTCTAATTTGTCATCATATAAACTGACTTTTCCTAAAAATAGATATTCTTCATTTGGAATTTTATTTTTTATATTAAATATTATTGCATCAATTTCTCCTGATGAGTCTTTTAGTATTAAAAATGAATTATTTTTATTTACTGTTTGTTTTGAAATACTTGCTTTGATTGCTACATATTCATTTAAATTTTTGAT
Encoded proteins:
- a CDS encoding OB-fold nucleic acid binding domain-containing protein, with translation MKLSERTIIKISFIIFLLSFTLLYYLDSTLEVKQIPINEISIKNLNEYVAIKASISKQTVNKNNSFLILKDSSGEIDAIIFNIKNKIPNEEYLFLGKVSLYDDKLELIIDEIKTQNHESNN
- a CDS encoding phosphoglycerate mutase family protein: MKLVCVKHGETNYNVLGLCNSFPTKKCFLTDKGISQAKDVAIKLKNNKFEIIYSSELYRTYQTANFINKYHELKILENENLDDRHTGFEDESYDSYKLKINKSKDEWNAKFNDAESFNEEKSRVYEFLNNLKKENYENVLIVTHDSIIQKIYGFINDLTNEEIINIEIPNCSIHDFEF
- a CDS encoding BlaI/MecI/CopY family transcriptional regulator, which produces MRKVDFTCKKVTLKDLVQCNYNLNESEYQIFAEIIKSKKGLSVKELVEKVQKDRTTIQKILTKLLKRELLMKRQINLDRGFMFVYFSKNKDEIVKEIEDNVKSYFEKIQESLEKWKAK
- a CDS encoding tRNA-dihydrouridine synthase family protein codes for the protein MIDLKKQVKRNPFLLAPMDNVTDICFRELCEKYGASYSTTELISVEALIRDKVPKYRYERGNLKINAVQLFGSNPESFALAIDKIKDEADIIDVNFGCPSSSVMSNDSGASLLKDPKNVYEIISALVENTNIPITAKIRLGYKKSSYLEIAKEIERAGAKLITVHGRTASQRYSGEANWDAIKEVYESLNIIVVGNGDIRDEEQITKYLESHCDALMIGRAAIGDPNIFTRFNHYYKTGKKLEFDKKEIQKKTFEEYLEKVDKINFYKKDFKIKQQSMWFTKGVKGSKELRNEICSTKEVNEIIEKVRKF